One window from the genome of Candidatus Chlorohelix allophototropha encodes:
- the hisC gene encoding histidinol-phosphate transaminase, producing the protein MTTEKRLDLEAMMRPDLLELEEYTPVEPLDRLSVRLGIPIEQLVKLDANENPYGASPAALEALKNQQYYHIYPDPSALNLREELGKYTGVSKERIFVGSGSDELLELLIRLFISPGDNILDFAPTFGMYSFLGELYRAQIRSVPRHIKDYSIDVEAALAAVDEHTKLIFICTPNNPTGNSAPESVVRALLDTGKIVVVDEAYHDFAGHSFIKLTDEYENLIVLRTFSKLSGLAGLRVGYGIVPEIIARQLWKIKQPYNVTVAGQEAARASLREGNWIAEHVEKIVAERERLYGLLQEFSDYFEALPSSSNFIFCRLKQGSAKLIKSELEKRGVLVRHYNKPLLENAFRVSVGRPEQTDIFIEHLKQIIYTQ; encoded by the coding sequence ATGACTACCGAAAAGCGCCTCGATTTGGAAGCGATGATGCGCCCCGACCTGCTAGAACTAGAAGAATATACTCCGGTTGAGCCACTCGACCGTCTGAGCGTGCGATTGGGTATTCCCATCGAGCAACTCGTGAAACTAGACGCGAACGAGAATCCCTATGGGGCATCACCCGCCGCGCTGGAAGCCCTCAAAAACCAGCAATATTATCATATCTACCCCGACCCAAGCGCACTAAACTTGCGCGAAGAACTGGGAAAATATACAGGTGTAAGCAAAGAGCGCATTTTTGTGGGTAGCGGTTCGGACGAGTTGCTGGAATTGTTGATTCGGCTATTCATCTCACCCGGCGACAATATTCTGGATTTTGCCCCTACCTTTGGGATGTATTCTTTTCTGGGCGAGCTATATCGCGCCCAAATCCGTAGCGTACCACGCCATATTAAGGATTACAGCATTGATGTAGAAGCAGCGTTGGCAGCTGTGGACGAACACACCAAGCTCATTTTCATCTGCACCCCCAATAACCCCACCGGTAATAGCGCCCCGGAAAGTGTGGTGCGAGCATTGCTAGATACAGGCAAAATCGTGGTGGTGGACGAGGCATACCACGATTTCGCCGGGCATAGCTTTATCAAACTGACTGACGAATACGAAAACCTAATTGTGTTGCGCACCTTTAGCAAGTTGAGCGGGCTTGCAGGCTTGCGGGTGGGTTACGGCATCGTACCTGAAATAATTGCGCGTCAATTGTGGAAAATCAAACAGCCTTATAATGTGACGGTGGCAGGGCAAGAAGCGGCACGCGCCAGTTTGCGCGAAGGCAACTGGATTGCCGAGCATGTTGAAAAAATCGTAGCAGAGCGCGAACGGCTCTACGGTCTATTGCAGGAATTCAGCGACTATTTTGAAGCTTTACCTAGTAGCTCAAACTTTATTTTCTGTCGCTTGAAACAGGGCAGCGCGAAGCTAATCAAAAGTGAACTGGAAAAGCGGGGAGTGCTGGTACGCCACTATAATAAGCCGTTGTTGGAAAATGCTTTCAGGGTAAGCGTTGGTCGTCCGGAGCAAACCGACATTTTCATTGAGCATCTGAAGCAAATTATATATACTCAATAA
- a CDS encoding replication-associated recombination protein A: MPLAAQMRPMDFDQFVGQKHLTEPDAALRRAVENDRFGSIILWGPPGVGKTTLAEIIARRTHAHFTRVSATSAGVADLRKVVEEARQRRKAYKQKTILFIDEIHRFNKAQQDAILPVVENGTITLIGATTENPSFEVNAALLSRARVFTMYALTDEEIKLVLHRAIADPERGLGKLNIKLTPEVEENIANYANGDARSALNILELAVSIVMKNETDQILIDLPLLESAVQRRALLYDKGGEQHYDLISALHKTIRGSDPDAALYWLARMLESGEDPLFIVRRLVRAASEDVGMADPQALVVAMSAQQAVHFIGMPEGALALAQCVVYLATAPKSNRLYGAYKQVQADVLLSRNEPVPLHLRNAPTQLMKDLGYGEGYRYAHDHESGFVYQQNLPDALEGRRYYEPTAHGFEITIGDRLAYWRKIGEEEREKRKGSKA, from the coding sequence ATGCCCTTGGCAGCCCAGATGCGCCCGATGGATTTTGACCAGTTTGTAGGTCAAAAACACCTGACCGAGCCGGATGCCGCGCTGCGCCGCGCCGTGGAAAACGACCGCTTTGGTTCAATCATCCTGTGGGGTCCTCCCGGTGTAGGCAAAACCACGCTGGCGGAGATTATCGCCCGCCGCACCCACGCCCATTTTACCCGCGTAAGTGCCACCAGCGCGGGGGTTGCCGATCTCCGCAAGGTAGTTGAGGAAGCGCGCCAACGTCGCAAAGCCTACAAGCAGAAAACTATCCTTTTTATTGACGAGATTCACCGCTTTAACAAGGCACAGCAGGACGCGATTCTGCCGGTGGTAGAAAACGGTACCATTACCCTGATCGGTGCGACCACCGAAAACCCCTCTTTTGAAGTGAACGCCGCTTTGCTTTCTCGCGCCCGCGTCTTTACGATGTATGCCTTGACTGATGAGGAAATCAAACTGGTATTGCATCGGGCTATAGCCGATCCCGAACGTGGGTTGGGCAAACTGAATATTAAACTGACTCCCGAAGTGGAAGAAAACATTGCCAATTATGCCAACGGGGATGCGCGTTCGGCGTTGAATATTCTTGAACTGGCAGTTTCTATTGTTATGAAGAATGAAACCGATCAGATTTTAATCGACCTACCTTTGCTGGAAAGCGCGGTTCAACGGCGCGCTCTGCTGTATGACAAGGGTGGCGAGCAGCATTATGATTTGATTTCGGCGCTGCACAAAACCATTCGGGGCAGTGACCCAGATGCCGCGCTTTATTGGCTTGCCCGAATGTTGGAGAGCGGGGAAGACCCCCTTTTTATCGTGCGGCGGTTGGTGCGGGCTGCCAGCGAGGATGTGGGTATGGCTGACCCGCAAGCGTTGGTGGTGGCAATGTCGGCACAGCAGGCGGTACATTTCATCGGGATGCCCGAAGGGGCATTGGCGTTGGCGCAATGCGTGGTATATCTCGCTACCGCTCCCAAGAGCAACCGATTGTACGGGGCTTATAAGCAAGTTCAGGCAGATGTGCTGCTTTCCCGCAATGAGCCTGTGCCACTACACCTACGCAATGCTCCCACTCAGCTAATGAAAGATTTAGGCTACGGTGAGGGTTATCGCTATGCGCATGATCATGAAAGCGGTTTTGTGTACCAGCAAAACCTCCCCGATGCGCTAGAAGGTCGCCGTTATTACGAGCCGACCGCTCACGGCTTTGAAATTACCATCGGTGATCGCCTCGCTTACTGGCGTAAAATTGGTGAAGAGGAAAGAGAGAAGCGCAAAGGCAGCAAAGCTTAG
- the hisI gene encoding phosphoribosyl-AMP cyclohydrolase, protein MSKIALETLSAEGTETVSLDFGGDGQNLIPAIVQEADSGEVLLVAFMNREAFERTLQTGKAHFWSRSRHTLWLKGETSGQFLLVQEFFINCEENSLLLKVNLAGGIACHTGHKSCYYRRADWKPPQII, encoded by the coding sequence ATGAGCAAAATAGCGTTGGAAACACTGAGTGCGGAAGGAACAGAAACGGTTAGCCTCGATTTTGGAGGGGACGGGCAGAATCTCATTCCGGCGATTGTGCAAGAAGCGGACAGTGGCGAAGTGCTGCTAGTAGCTTTTATGAACCGCGAGGCTTTCGAGCGCACGTTGCAAACCGGAAAAGCGCATTTCTGGAGTCGCAGCCGCCATACCCTGTGGCTCAAGGGCGAAACCAGCGGACAATTTCTGCTGGTGCAGGAGTTCTTTATCAATTGTGAGGAAAACAGCCTCTTGCTGAAAGTGAATCTGGCGGGCGGAATCGCTTGTCACACCGGACACAAAAGCTGCTATTATCGCCGCGCGGATTGGAAGCCGCCTCAAATAATATGA
- the hisA gene encoding 1-(5-phosphoribosyl)-5-[(5-phosphoribosylamino)methylideneamino]imidazole-4-carboxamide isomerase — protein MLIIPAIDLKDGKCVRLYQGDYSQVTVFNDDPVEVAVQWREQGAQYLHLVDLDGAKAGKPVNLPIVERIIAASGLPVELGGGIRDEAIVEEVLGAGVERVVLGTVALRNTELAERLCRRWGERIVIGIDARNGLVAVEGWTETSDVAATLLATEMARRGAARFIYTDISRDGTLTEPNYEALRDFMAAAQKPVIASGGVAKAEHIAKLRETGAEGVIIGKALYTNDLKLSEIL, from the coding sequence ATGTTAATAATTCCCGCAATAGATTTAAAGGATGGCAAGTGTGTACGCTTGTATCAAGGCGATTATAGTCAAGTAACAGTATTCAACGATGACCCGGTGGAAGTGGCGGTACAGTGGCGCGAACAGGGCGCACAATACCTGCATCTGGTAGATTTGGACGGTGCAAAAGCGGGCAAGCCCGTCAATCTGCCGATAGTGGAGCGCATAATTGCAGCAAGCGGTTTGCCGGTGGAATTGGGTGGCGGTATCCGCGATGAAGCAATCGTGGAAGAAGTGTTAGGCGCAGGCGTTGAGCGGGTGGTGTTGGGTACTGTAGCCCTGCGCAATACCGAACTAGCAGAGCGATTGTGCAGACGATGGGGTGAACGCATCGTGATCGGCATTGACGCGCGCAACGGTCTGGTAGCAGTGGAAGGTTGGACTGAAACTTCAGATGTAGCGGCAACCCTGCTGGCAACTGAAATGGCGCGGCGTGGCGCAGCCCGTTTTATCTATACCGACATCAGCCGCGATGGTACGTTGACCGAACCGAATTATGAGGCATTGCGCGATTTTATGGCAGCGGCGCAAAAGCCGGTTATTGCCAGTGGTGGAGTAGCCAAAGCCGAGCATATAGCGAAACTGCGCGAGACCGGCGCGGAAGGGGTCATCATCGGCAAGGCGCTCTACACCAATGACCTGAAACTGTCTGAAATTTTGTAA
- a CDS encoding RidA family protein yields the protein MIDKLPPEARFINPSGLSKPLGYSHVVEVLSGRPVYISGQVPVNWNGELVGGSNFALQAHQVFNNLRVALESVGATFNEVVKLNIYLLYMSHLAILRDIRNQYINMEKPPAITTIEITKLASPSFMIEIEAIALLPN from the coding sequence ATGATTGACAAACTACCGCCGGAAGCGCGGTTTATCAACCCATCCGGTCTCTCCAAACCATTAGGATATTCGCATGTGGTAGAGGTTTTAAGCGGTCGTCCGGTATATATTTCAGGGCAAGTTCCGGTAAACTGGAACGGTGAATTAGTGGGGGGTTCAAATTTCGCGCTACAGGCTCATCAGGTTTTTAATAACCTGAGAGTAGCGCTGGAATCGGTAGGCGCAACCTTTAACGAGGTGGTCAAGCTCAATATTTACTTACTGTACATGTCGCACCTAGCGATACTACGCGATATTCGCAATCAGTATATCAATATGGAAAAACCACCCGCCATTACTACAATAGAGATAACGAAGTTGGCTAGTCCGTCTTTTATGATCGAGATTGAGGCAATCGCCCTGTTACCGAATTAA
- a CDS encoding pentapeptide repeat-containing protein has translation MSNQFGKANRIPIVEEAEEFEVLTVEDAGEYEELKVGNRDEVVEDIPVANSARKRFDRNSVIKALRGINFNFGLFWRGNFSRVDLSGADLSGLDLHAVSFRQADLSNANLSGCKLMGSNFIGANLCGAIFDDSDLHGCDLHSAKAIGASFKSASLVGVYAAGVDFTEAVFTGADIHGSRFFNAKLVNANLDRVKARGVDFFGSDVTGASFEHAQMHSVNFTRAKGAKDINLKRTYY, from the coding sequence ATGAGCAATCAATTCGGCAAGGCAAACAGGATTCCGATAGTTGAAGAAGCTGAAGAATTTGAAGTGTTAACAGTTGAGGATGCCGGAGAGTATGAAGAGCTAAAGGTCGGAAATAGGGATGAAGTGGTAGAGGATATTCCAGTTGCCAACTCCGCACGCAAGAGATTTGATCGCAATAGCGTAATCAAGGCGTTGCGGGGTATCAACTTCAACTTCGGGCTATTTTGGCGCGGCAATTTCTCGCGAGTTGATTTGAGCGGCGCAGACCTGAGCGGACTTGATTTGCACGCTGTCAGCTTCCGGCAAGCTGATTTGAGCAACGCCAACTTGAGCGGATGCAAATTGATGGGTTCAAATTTCATTGGGGCTAACTTGTGCGGCGCAATCTTTGATGACTCGGATTTGCACGGTTGCGATTTGCATAGCGCAAAGGCAATCGGGGCAAGCTTCAAATCTGCTTCGTTGGTAGGAGTTTACGCAGCCGGCGTTGACTTTACCGAAGCTGTTTTTACCGGCGCGGATATACATGGCTCGCGCTTCTTTAACGCCAAATTGGTAAATGCCAATCTCGATCGGGTTAAAGCACGGGGGGTGGATTTCTTCGGCTCAGATGTCACGGGCGCATCTTTCGAGCATGCCCAAATGCACAGCGTTAATTTTACCAGAGCCAAAGGCGCGAAAGATATAAATCTGAAGAGAACATACTACTAA
- the hisH gene encoding imidazole glycerol phosphate synthase subunit HisH, whose protein sequence is MKIAIIDYNSGNVRSVQRALQRAAQLAGFEDAAVDITGDANYIREAAAVVFPGQGAAGQCMGNLLSTHLDNVVKERVASGRPFLGVCVGFQLMFTHMEENDTAGLNVLPGEVRRFPESSGLKIPQIGWNRVQQIRPSPLWENVPDGSYFYFVHSYYCDPNGGVDSPYTMAITDYGVNFCSAAGQDNWFGVQFHPEKSGPVGLQLYSNFLRYAAQC, encoded by the coding sequence ATGAAAATCGCAATAATTGATTACAATTCGGGGAACGTGCGCAGCGTACAACGCGCCTTGCAGCGAGCGGCGCAATTAGCAGGGTTCGAGGACGCGGCGGTTGATATTACAGGCGACGCGAACTACATCCGCGAGGCAGCGGCAGTAGTCTTTCCGGGACAAGGTGCAGCGGGGCAATGCATGGGCAATTTGCTCTCTACGCATCTAGATAATGTGGTAAAAGAGCGGGTTGCCAGCGGTCGCCCTTTTCTGGGAGTGTGCGTCGGCTTTCAGCTAATGTTTACCCATATGGAAGAAAACGATACGGCGGGTTTGAACGTGCTACCGGGCGAGGTGCGGCGTTTTCCTGAATCAAGCGGACTGAAAATTCCGCAAATCGGCTGGAACCGGGTGCAACAAATTCGCCCCTCGCCGCTGTGGGAGAATGTGCCGGACGGTAGCTATTTCTACTTTGTTCACAGCTATTACTGTGACCCAAACGGAGGGGTGGATAGCCCTTACACCATGGCAATCACCGATTATGGGGTAAACTTTTGCAGCGCAGCAGGACAGGACAACTGGTTTGGCGTGCAGTTTCACCCGGAAAAAAGCGGTCCGGTTGGTTTACAACTCTATTCTAACTTTTTGAGGTATGCAGCCCAATGTTAA
- a CDS encoding response regulator, whose product MSKPSKQLYTTTILLIENDTSSRAVMHTLMQKLAGQPVQIYDTSDGDEALKLFREKQPQLVFTDLIHPGLDGCRLIERMRHLNPYVFIVVCSSVELIGEVRGYNFFLEKPFATADFQRVIRAGLAHAEDLLLQSANKQLKAV is encoded by the coding sequence ATGTCAAAACCGTCGAAGCAACTCTATACTACCACAATTTTATTGATTGAAAACGATACTAGCTCTCGCGCTGTGATGCACACCTTAATGCAAAAACTGGCAGGGCAACCTGTTCAAATTTACGACACCAGCGACGGGGACGAAGCTTTGAAACTCTTTCGAGAGAAGCAACCCCAACTTGTTTTCACCGATTTAATTCACCCCGGTCTTGATGGTTGCCGTTTAATTGAAAGAATGCGACATTTAAATCCTTATGTATTTATCGTGGTTTGTAGCAGTGTAGAATTAATCGGGGAAGTGCGCGGCTATAATTTCTTCCTAGAAAAGCCTTTTGCCACCGCCGATTTCCAGCGTGTTATCCGCGCTGGGTTAGCACATGCTGAAGATTTGCTGTTACAATCCGCAAATAAACAATTAAAGGCTGTATAA
- a CDS encoding phospholipase D-like domain-containing protein: protein MFKNTLLAMLLAPILSMPGFGRNVIPSKQRLATLDTASNTKIATHTLFTEPDDGEKVILNALDTAQSSIDLKMYLLISQDIINHLIQAAKRPSVKVRVMLEQHPYGGGTGNDSAFKALQAAGIQVKWTNPVFIYSHEKSFVVDGKAAFIMTLNMTSSAFKNNREYGIITTNQSEVKEVLDCFNADWNRTGFVPPANSSLVWSNSNSRQKILALIDSAKSSIAMQQEEIQDPKIQQHLVNAVKNKVQVLVLVAAPQVNGQTDKSYAGEKQIKDGGGQVRLISKPYMHAKIYLVDNAQLFIGSENVSTGSLDSNRELGIILTDTNIIKNVSATFEKDWASGTALS, encoded by the coding sequence ATGTTCAAAAACACCTTGCTGGCAATGTTGCTTGCACCTATATTAAGTATGCCCGGTTTTGGCAGGAATGTTATTCCCTCAAAACAAAGACTTGCCACTTTGGATACCGCCTCCAATACCAAAATAGCCACACACACGTTGTTTACTGAACCCGATGACGGCGAAAAGGTGATTCTCAACGCGCTCGACACTGCACAAAGCAGCATCGACTTGAAAATGTACCTGCTTATATCTCAGGATATAATCAATCATCTGATACAGGCTGCAAAAAGACCGAGTGTGAAAGTGCGAGTTATGCTGGAACAGCATCCTTATGGGGGCGGCACCGGAAACGACTCGGCTTTCAAAGCATTGCAGGCTGCCGGTATTCAGGTAAAGTGGACTAACCCTGTGTTTATCTATTCGCATGAAAAATCGTTTGTGGTAGACGGTAAAGCCGCTTTTATCATGACTCTGAACATGACCAGTTCTGCGTTTAAAAACAACCGCGAATACGGCATCATTACCACTAACCAAAGTGAAGTTAAAGAAGTGCTAGATTGTTTTAACGCGGATTGGAATCGCACCGGTTTTGTTCCACCTGCCAACTCGTCATTGGTATGGAGCAACAGCAACAGTCGTCAAAAGATTCTGGCATTAATAGACAGCGCCAAAAGCTCTATCGCGATGCAGCAGGAAGAAATACAAGACCCAAAAATCCAGCAGCATCTGGTCAACGCAGTGAAGAACAAAGTGCAGGTGCTGGTGCTGGTAGCAGCCCCGCAGGTAAACGGGCAAACCGACAAGAGCTACGCCGGGGAAAAGCAAATCAAGGATGGCGGTGGACAGGTCAGGCTTATCAGCAAGCCATATATGCACGCTAAAATTTATCTGGTGGATAATGCCCAATTATTTATCGGTTCTGAAAATGTTTCAACCGGATCGTTAGATAGCAATCGGGAATTGGGCATTATCCTTACTGATACGAATATCATAAAGAACGTGAGCGCGACATTTGAAAAAGATTGGGCAAGCGGTACCGCTCTTTCCTGA
- a CDS encoding PaaI family thioesterase, with amino-acid sequence MQNAVDFEKMQEMLSEASFTNLYGFKLHKLGEGECTILVPFHSGLERPGGYVAGPVYMAVADVAMWIAIATSTGYDEARMTLTLEMKTNFLTGAKHEDIYCTAKVLKAGRRAIYGVAECVSASGTLLTHHTLTYMRPSKAEIKASSAE; translated from the coding sequence ATGCAAAACGCGGTTGACTTTGAAAAAATGCAGGAGATGCTGTCGGAAGCATCCTTCACCAACCTGTATGGATTCAAACTACACAAACTGGGTGAGGGCGAGTGTACAATATTAGTGCCGTTCCATTCCGGTCTTGAAAGACCGGGCGGCTACGTGGCAGGTCCTGTCTATATGGCGGTAGCAGATGTGGCAATGTGGATCGCAATCGCTACCAGCACAGGCTATGACGAAGCCCGTATGACTCTGACCCTTGAAATGAAAACCAACTTCCTGACCGGGGCTAAGCATGAAGATATTTACTGCACCGCCAAAGTTCTGAAGGCAGGTAGGCGCGCGATTTACGGCGTAGCAGAGTGTGTATCGGCAAGCGGCACTCTTCTCACACACCACACCCTCACCTACATGCGACCCAGTAAAGCAGAGATAAAAGCAAGTAGCGCAGAGTAA
- a CDS encoding class I SAM-dependent methyltransferase, translating into MKLSAKYRALVAHLYDRSLEGAENKYFQEQRRKVVETVSGTVLELGAGTGANLPYYQPKLLQKLVLTEPDEFMLQKLSQKTGRYRLPLEYLQVGAENLPFPNASFDYVVTTLVLCSVGDLAKSLAEVRRVLKPGGELRFFEHVRAEGRISVGLQTIITPLWKVCAVGCHLNRDTYAAIEKAGFRTNGFSPSRVMRVTIFPFITGTAISS; encoded by the coding sequence ATGAAACTATCCGCTAAATATCGCGCCCTAGTGGCACATCTTTACGACCGTTCGTTAGAAGGCGCAGAGAATAAATATTTCCAAGAGCAGCGACGCAAAGTGGTAGAGACGGTTAGTGGCACTGTACTGGAGTTGGGCGCAGGCACAGGTGCAAACCTGCCCTACTACCAACCGAAATTGTTGCAGAAGTTGGTACTGACCGAACCGGACGAGTTTATGTTGCAAAAGCTGAGCCAGAAAACCGGGCGCTACCGCCTACCGCTCGAATACTTGCAAGTAGGGGCAGAGAATTTGCCTTTCCCTAACGCTTCGTTTGATTATGTGGTAACTACGCTAGTGCTGTGTAGTGTGGGCGATTTAGCAAAGAGCCTAGCGGAAGTGCGGCGGGTGCTGAAACCGGGCGGAGAGCTGCGTTTCTTTGAGCACGTGCGGGCGGAAGGGCGGATTTCAGTAGGGCTACAAACCATCATCACCCCGCTCTGGAAAGTGTGCGCGGTGGGTTGCCACCTAAACCGAGATACCTATGCCGCTATCGAAAAGGCGGGCTTTCGCACTAATGGTTTTAGTCCCTCGCGCGTGATGCGAGTGACAATATTTCCTTTTATCACCGGGACAGCCATCAGTAGTTAA
- the hisF gene encoding imidazole glycerol phosphate synthase subunit HisF translates to MLTKRIIPCLDVKEGRVVKGTNFVNLRDAGDAVELAAFYDAEGADELVFLDITASSDGRETVVEMVRHTASQVFIPFTIGGGIRTLNDMLRMLDAGADKVSVNTAAVQNPALIAEGANHFGSQCIVLAIDAKKREHGGWEVFLHGGRTPTGLDAIEWAKRGVELGAGEILLTSMDADGTKNGYDLPLTRAISESVSVPVIASGGAGNLQHLYEAVEQGKADAVLAASIFHYGEYSIRQAKEYLHDKGLPMRL, encoded by the coding sequence TTGCTGACCAAACGTATTATTCCCTGCCTCGATGTAAAAGAGGGGCGCGTGGTAAAAGGCACTAACTTTGTGAACTTGCGCGATGCCGGTGACGCGGTAGAACTGGCGGCTTTCTATGACGCAGAAGGCGCGGATGAACTGGTGTTCCTCGACATTACCGCCAGCAGCGACGGGCGCGAGACAGTAGTAGAAATGGTGCGGCATACTGCCTCGCAGGTTTTTATCCCTTTCACCATCGGCGGGGGTATCCGCACCCTTAACGATATGCTGCGAATGCTGGACGCGGGCGCGGATAAGGTTTCAGTCAATACAGCGGCAGTGCAAAATCCGGCGCTTATCGCGGAAGGGGCAAACCACTTCGGCAGCCAATGTATCGTACTGGCAATTGATGCCAAGAAGCGTGAACATGGCGGTTGGGAAGTGTTCCTACATGGCGGACGCACCCCTACCGGACTTGACGCGATAGAATGGGCAAAACGCGGGGTGGAACTAGGCGCAGGCGAAATTCTGCTTACCAGCATGGATGCGGACGGCACTAAAAACGGCTACGACCTTCCGCTCACCCGCGCTATTTCGGAAAGTGTAAGCGTGCCGGTAATTGCCAGCGGTGGGGCAGGCAACCTGCAACACCTGTATGAAGCTGTAGAGCAGGGCAAAGCCGATGCAGTACTAGCGGCAAGTATCTTTCATTACGGTGAATACTCCATACGGCAGGCTAAAGAGTACCTACACGACAAGGGCTTGCCGATGAGATTGTGA
- a CDS encoding DUF2721 domain-containing protein, with amino-acid sequence MQIRQPIPRPTARARPIRNARKKLLATLLEQLYETMNTQTVINTIQLIIAPVVMVTACAVILNGLLTRFATINERLRSMTHERLELLRTPDSDGFAIERIAEIDEQIPRVLQRHKLGHDAVFGVYSAMVIFLGDMFVIALALFINEGWLATLALLVFLGGICAVIYGVSLTLREIFISLSSVTYEVKRVTSLKPFSLKTKKPE; translated from the coding sequence ATGCAAATTCGCCAACCTATCCCCCGCCCAACTGCTAGAGCGCGACCTATCCGAAATGCGCGAAAAAAATTACTTGCAACCTTACTGGAACAACTTTATGAAACCATGAACACCCAGACGGTAATAAACACAATCCAACTAATAATTGCCCCGGTGGTAATGGTTACCGCTTGCGCCGTGATTCTGAACGGATTGCTCACCCGATTTGCCACCATCAACGAGCGTTTGCGAAGCATGACCCACGAACGGCTCGAATTGTTGCGTACCCCTGATTCTGATGGATTCGCTATCGAACGCATCGCCGAAATAGACGAGCAAATACCGAGAGTGTTACAGCGCCACAAACTCGGTCATGATGCGGTTTTCGGGGTTTATAGCGCGATGGTAATATTCCTCGGAGATATGTTTGTGATTGCGCTGGCACTTTTCATAAATGAGGGATGGCTGGCTACGTTGGCATTGCTGGTCTTTTTGGGTGGTATCTGCGCGGTGATTTACGGCGTATCCCTTACTTTGCGGGAAATCTTTATTTCTCTTTCTTCAGTTACCTACGAGGTAAAGCGCGTTACCAGCCTAAAACCTTTTAGCCTGAAAACAAAAAAGCCAGAGTAA
- the hisB gene encoding imidazoleglycerol-phosphate dehydratase HisB, whose translation MEPRIEAGRCGRIQRDTLETSILVELNLDGDGKCTVTTGVGFFDHMLTLFAKHANLTLNIKAKGDTWIDDHHTVEDVGIALGQALKQAFGDKVGIQRYGHAYVPMDETLVRTALDVSGRPFLVYEIEGLPDKVGQFDCQLIEEFCRAVAFNSGLTLHIDKIRGKNAHHILEAVFKSFAQALRESARIVSDSLPSTKGVIE comes from the coding sequence TTGGAACCGAGGATAGAGGCGGGACGCTGCGGACGGATACAGCGCGATACACTGGAAACCAGCATTTTGGTAGAATTGAACCTAGACGGTGACGGTAAATGTACTGTTACCACCGGAGTTGGTTTCTTTGACCATATGCTAACGCTGTTCGCCAAGCACGCCAACCTCACTTTAAACATCAAAGCTAAAGGGGATACTTGGATTGATGACCATCATACGGTTGAAGATGTGGGTATTGCGCTAGGACAGGCGCTCAAACAGGCTTTTGGTGATAAGGTAGGTATTCAGCGATACGGACATGCATATGTACCGATGGATGAAACGTTGGTACGTACCGCGCTGGATGTATCCGGTCGCCCCTTTCTGGTGTATGAGATAGAGGGCTTGCCGGATAAAGTGGGGCAGTTCGATTGCCAGCTAATTGAGGAGTTTTGCCGAGCGGTCGCGTTCAATTCCGGTTTAACGTTGCACATTGATAAAATACGCGGCAAAAACGCGCACCATATCCTTGAAGCAGTTTTCAAGAGTTTCGCCCAAGCGCTGCGAGAATCGGCGCGCATTGTCAGCGACTCGCTGCCCAGTACCAAAGGCGTTATCGAGTAG